The Balneola sp. genomic sequence GGATCGGCATACCTGCAAGGTGAATAAATCCGTTCGGGGAGAAAAGTATTAGCGCTTGAGGTAGATCGAAGACCTTCGGATTTATTCAGCCGAAGCTTCATGAGCGCCATTCAAATTTCGCAGCGGAGAGTTTTTGCTACTGAGCCTGCACTGAGGAAGCTCAGTGTCGGTACAAAAGTAGAAGACAAAAGTATTAGAGAAGCTAATCCTCCGATTCAGCGCCCCATTTCCCCCAATCCTCAAACTCTCCATTCTCGATAAGAACCCCTAACACCACGCCTAAGCCTAACCACAACCCCATACTGCCCGTTGCTACACCAATAGCAGTTCCTATTGCTATACCGATTGCGATTCCCATTCCTTTTTCCATGATGTTCTCCTTATCAAAAATTATCAACGGAGTTGGCTACGGTGATTACTTCACTTTGTTTCTCAGTCCACCAAACATTTCTGTATTTGATAATTTGCCCCTCTCCCATTGCCCATTTACTTTCGGGTAGAAAATGAATAAAAAACCGATAATGGACTTACAGGCTAACAAACAAAATGCTATCGCCTTTTATAAAATGGCGTATGAAGGAAGCTCACGAAAAGCTGTTGAACTTTATATTGGAGATGAATACATCCAGCATAACCTTAATGTAGCAGATGGCACTGAGGGATTTATCAAGTATTTCGAACGAATGCAGAATGAATACCCAGATAAATCGATCGAGTTTCTTCGTTGCATTGCGGAGGGAGATTTAGTAGCTCTTCATACACATCAAACCTGGCCTGGAAACGATCAGTACATAACCATGGACTTCTTCCGATTTGATGAACGAGGTAAAATATGTGAGCATTGGGATGCTATTCAACAAATACCTAAGCACCCGGTAAATCCTAATACGATGTATTGATCAAATCATTTACTTTCCAGGTAAGTAATCACAAACCTAATCCATCCTGCTATGAAAACCATGACCTGCAAACAACTAGGTGGAGCCTGTAATATTGAATTCCGTGCCGAAACTTTTGAAGAAATGGCTGAACTCAGTCAACAACACGGAATGGAGATGTTTCAGAAACAAGACGAAGCTCATATTGAAGCCATGCAAGCTATGAGTGAGCTAATGAACGATCCTGAAGGACTTCAACAATGGA encodes the following:
- a CDS encoding DUF1059 domain-containing protein, producing MKTMTCKQLGGACNIEFRAETFEEMAELSQQHGMEMFQKQDEAHIEAMQAMSELMNDPEGLQQWMDGKRADFEALPHS